In Bernardetia sp., a single window of DNA contains:
- a CDS encoding phosphodiester glycosidase family protein, translated as MTTKIQLFALVCSTIFICLSCNSTSEKTQQKNQTEKDTIKITTNQKSATDSITTKEEENDPYSDGEQTGWIYTDSNYQEPKELVPTFTKREVNKTINWKVFEKGLEYAEFDAPIQSNIADSKISVLKIDLDYFNLDLISALEKKSENSLDKKGSKTAPKWAKSEKLIAAFNASMFQMGGTSAGYMKDFEYVNNSIFTPKYNSIAAFNLTEEGKKKGLPKFQIIDKDNSCGNWEETIKNYNTLIQNLRLVDCHRKNRWGNQKRYWSMVVLASDKDDNVLFIYTRSPYNVQTYNNMLLESNLHIKKIMYLEGGPETSFFIKYEDSVISKMGSYETNFNLNDENNHFWEIPNVLGVRKK; from the coding sequence ATGACTACAAAGATACAGTTATTTGCTTTAGTATGCAGCACCATCTTTATTTGTTTGTCTTGTAATTCTACATCAGAAAAAACACAACAAAAAAACCAAACAGAAAAAGACACTATAAAAATTACCACAAATCAAAAATCTGCTACTGATTCTATAACAACAAAAGAAGAAGAAAACGACCCCTATTCTGATGGAGAGCAAACAGGTTGGATTTATACAGATTCTAATTATCAAGAACCCAAAGAATTAGTTCCAACATTTACAAAAAGAGAAGTAAATAAAACAATAAACTGGAAAGTTTTTGAAAAAGGCTTGGAATACGCTGAATTTGATGCCCCCATACAATCCAATATCGCAGATAGTAAAATTTCAGTCTTGAAAATAGATTTAGATTATTTCAACTTAGATTTAATTTCTGCCCTAGAAAAAAAATCAGAAAATAGTTTGGATAAAAAAGGTTCAAAAACAGCTCCCAAATGGGCAAAATCTGAAAAGCTAATTGCAGCTTTCAATGCGTCTATGTTTCAAATGGGTGGAACAAGTGCAGGCTACATGAAAGATTTTGAATATGTAAATAACTCTATTTTTACACCAAAATATAATTCCATCGCAGCCTTTAATCTGACAGAAGAAGGAAAAAAGAAAGGTTTACCTAAATTTCAAATTATTGATAAAGACAACTCATGTGGAAACTGGGAAGAAACGATTAAAAACTACAATACTCTTATTCAGAACCTCCGTTTGGTAGATTGCCACAGAAAAAACCGTTGGGGAAATCAGAAACGCTATTGGAGTATGGTAGTTTTGGCATCTGATAAAGATGATAATGTGCTTTTTATCTATACTCGCTCGCCTTATAATGTTCAAACATATAACAATATGCTTTTAGAGTCTAATCTACATATCAAGAAAATTATGTATTTGGAAGGAGGACCTGAAACTTCATTTTTTATAAAATATGAAGATAGTGTGATTTCAAAAATGGGCAGTTATGAAACAAATTTTAATCTCAATGATGAAAACAACCATTTTTGGGAAATTCCGAATGTATTGGGAGTAAGGAAAAAATAA
- a CDS encoding RNA-binding domain-containing protein, whose product MENQELLELIEKGETSFVQFKSDIKNVTSIAQEMVAFSNSEGGKLLIGIDDKTGKLIGLSFEDIQRINSLLTTAANEHVKSPITIQTQTFEVEGKKMIVATVPKGLDKPYMDKNGFIFIKNGSDKRKVTSKNELRRLLQSSQSLYAEEMILQNSSYEDIDIEKFEEFYTKKYNLVFDKKQLGQYLENMALGKEGKINLAGALLFSKFPYKNNLPFFISAVWFKGTNKWETEYWSSDNFRGTLNQQYEKGYAFIVNSLTKLQAGQSFNSTGISEIPEIVIQELLTNALVHRDYFINDTIKIFIFQDRVEIISPGTLPNNLNEEKIKKGIRKKRNPIIDSFAMDLLHYRGIGSGIVRCLQLYPDIEFINDKEGEEFKVIIQKPKLD is encoded by the coding sequence ATGGAAAATCAAGAATTGCTAGAACTTATTGAAAAAGGTGAAACCAGTTTTGTACAGTTTAAAAGTGATATAAAGAATGTTACAAGTATAGCACAAGAAATGGTTGCTTTTTCGAATAGTGAAGGAGGAAAACTTTTGATTGGAATAGACGACAAGACAGGAAAACTTATAGGACTTTCTTTTGAGGATATTCAAAGAATTAATAGCTTACTGACTACGGCTGCCAACGAACACGTAAAGAGTCCGATTACAATTCAAACTCAAACCTTTGAAGTTGAAGGAAAAAAAATGATTGTGGCAACTGTTCCAAAAGGTTTGGATAAGCCTTATATGGATAAAAACGGTTTCATTTTTATAAAAAATGGTTCAGACAAACGAAAAGTTACTAGCAAAAATGAACTTCGAAGACTGCTGCAAAGTAGTCAGTCGTTGTATGCCGAAGAAATGATATTGCAAAATAGTAGTTATGAAGATATAGATATAGAAAAATTTGAAGAGTTTTATACCAAAAAATATAATTTAGTCTTTGATAAAAAGCAGTTGGGACAATATTTGGAAAATATGGCTTTGGGAAAAGAGGGTAAAATCAATCTTGCAGGAGCATTACTTTTTAGTAAATTTCCATACAAAAATAACTTGCCTTTTTTTATTTCTGCTGTTTGGTTCAAAGGTACCAACAAATGGGAAACTGAATATTGGAGTAGCGATAATTTTAGAGGAACACTAAATCAGCAGTACGAAAAAGGGTATGCTTTTATTGTCAATTCATTGACAAAACTACAAGCAGGACAATCATTTAACAGTACTGGTATTTCCGAAATTCCAGAAATCGTAATTCAAGAACTTCTGACAAATGCACTCGTTCATAGAGATTATTTTATCAATGATACTATCAAAATATTTATTTTTCAAGATAGAGTTGAAATTATTAGTCCTGGTACGCTTCCTAACAATCTCAACGAAGAAAAAATAAAGAAAGGAATACGAAAAAAACGTAATCCTATTATAGATTCTTTTGCTATGGACTTGCTCCATTACAGAGGAATTGGAAGTGGAATTGTACGCTGTCTCCAACTTTACCCAGATATTGAGTTCATCAATGATAAAGAAGGTGAAGAATTTAAAGTAATTATCCAAAAACCAAAACTTGACTAA
- the rsmH gene encoding 16S rRNA (cytosine(1402)-N(4))-methyltransferase RsmH has translation MESTYHNPVMLSECIEALNIKEDGIYVDLTFGGGGHSRAILEKLTTGKLYSFDQDSDAQEQAKKLSEEISNPSCFVFVKANFRYLAKYLRMYKVEKVDGILADLGISSHQIDEPTRGFSTRFDADLDMRMDTSTSETAKDILNEYSETELHKLFGIYGEIKNAKTLAKTVVASRINKPIETTTEFKEILNRVAPKKQEFKYYAQAFQALRIEVNQEMEALEDMLLQCADVLKTGGRLVAMSYHSLEDRPLKKIIQTGKFQGEVEKDFYGNIIKPFEAVNRKPILATKEEIEQNPRARSAKLRIAEKI, from the coding sequence ATGGAATCTACCTATCACAATCCTGTAATGCTTTCTGAATGTATAGAAGCATTGAATATAAAAGAAGATGGAATTTATGTCGACCTCACTTTTGGAGGAGGAGGACACAGCCGAGCTATTTTAGAAAAACTTACTACTGGAAAACTCTATTCTTTTGACCAAGATAGCGATGCACAAGAGCAGGCAAAAAAACTATCAGAAGAAATTTCAAATCCTTCTTGTTTTGTGTTTGTAAAAGCAAATTTCAGATATTTAGCCAAATATTTGAGAATGTATAAGGTAGAAAAAGTAGATGGTATTTTGGCAGACTTAGGAATCTCATCTCATCAGATAGACGAACCCACAAGAGGTTTTTCTACTCGCTTTGATGCCGATTTGGATATGAGAATGGATACATCAACGAGCGAAACAGCAAAAGACATTTTGAACGAATACAGCGAAACCGAACTTCATAAGCTCTTCGGAATTTATGGAGAAATCAAAAATGCCAAAACGCTTGCCAAAACAGTAGTTGCTTCAAGAATTAACAAACCAATTGAAACGACAACAGAGTTTAAGGAAATTTTAAATAGAGTTGCTCCTAAAAAACAAGAGTTTAAATACTACGCACAGGCATTTCAAGCGCTTCGCATTGAAGTCAATCAAGAAATGGAAGCCTTAGAAGATATGCTCTTGCAATGTGCTGATGTTCTGAAAACAGGAGGACGTTTGGTAGCAATGTCGTATCATTCGTTGGAAGACCGTCCACTCAAAAAGATTATCCAAACAGGAAAATTTCAAGGCGAAGTAGAAAAAGATTTTTATGGAAATATTATAAAGCCTTTTGAAGCTGTCAATAGAAAACCCATTTTGGCAACAAAAGAAGAAATAGAGCAAAATCCAAGAGCTAGAAGTGCAAAACTTAGAATTGCTGAAAAGATATAA